Proteins found in one Carassius auratus strain Wakin chromosome 12, ASM336829v1, whole genome shotgun sequence genomic segment:
- the rnf151 gene encoding RING finger protein 151, producing MTGGYEVEQFVETPDEDLICVICRAVLRCPVRLKCNHVFCKECILQWMKRQVKCPCCRQSIDQNQMLVLFKLSKSIGRLSIKCRNAQQGCRATFPLSNEYLHISSCPYEWQLCPHEGCGQQVLRKDAQAHDQSCCHWRQPCPMGCGTVLVRENQAQHNCYRDLQQRYVAERRKQRAIAANLRRKMQRMQSRMAQIRRQINLMCESLEVGDLEVEAGEGTSVWTDASDSSPSGSRHRHTDSRSSRVRFI from the exons ATG ACTGGAGGTTATGAAGTGGAGCAGTTTGTGGAGACCCCAGATGAAGATCTGATTTGTGTCATCTGTAGAGCAGTTCTACGCTGTCCTGTACGACTTAAATGCAACCATGTCTTCTGCAAGGAATGCATTTTACAGTGGATGAAAAG ACAGGTGAAATGCCCATGTTGTAGGCAGTCTATCGATCAGAACCAAATGCTGGTTTTGTTTAAGCTGAGTAAATCCATTGGCCGTTTATCAATCAAG TGTCGAAATGCACAGCAGGGCTGCAGGGCCACTTTCCCGCTTTCTAACGAGTACCTCCACATCTCCAGCTGTCCGTATGAGTGGCAGCTCTGTCCCCATGAGGGCTGTGGGCAGCAGGTGCTGAGGAAAGACGCGCAGGCGCATGATCAGAGCTGCTGCCACTGGCGACAGCCGTGTCCCATGGGCTGCGGGACGGTGCTCGTCCGTGAGAATCAGGCCCAACATAACTGCTACAGAGATCTGCAGCAGCGCTATGTAGCTGAGCGGCGGAAGCAAAGGGCCATCGCAGCCAACCTGCGCAGGAAGATGCAGCGTATGCAGAGCCGGATGGCACAAATAAGGAGGCAGATAAATCTGATGTGTGAGAGCCTGGAGGTTGGAGATCTGGAAGTTGAAGCAGGGGAGGGAACCAGTGTTTGGACTGATGCTAGTGATTCCAGTCCGAGCGGCAGCAGACACCGTCACACCGACAGCAGAAGTTCACGAGTCAGATTTATATAG
- the noxo1b gene encoding NADPH oxidase organizer 1b, whose protein sequence is MSDPRFPVDIRIIGVMKKDKDKKFMTSVLWSDQTELIVYRSFWDFKTLHRQLKKKFPVENHNKEDRVLPRFGAQFMVTSFQLKGRHKSVSRLRYLEKYCSTLLQCDTTVSHSTEVIQFFLPTEQELQPEYTQNSVMILQSDNINAVRGGPDSANKHLSNGNVTQPFVSKTYRCVAPYETRDTKNRPFKVAVDERLEVLIRDKAGWWLVENEDKYLAWFPAPYLELCDEEEEEKEEEFETAAFESSLYCAIRSYTSKKKDELSLSIGAVVEVLQRTDNGWWLVRYNRKAGYVPSMYLKLYSSPSFGLQSLQRKLHSSTINLSSSNTFKLEPQVDSRNRMNNFLKSNSLEMLSEPVHHEEAGSFSDDGTDFSFSSSDTTSMSPSMSSSEGEEGLRQEHRERDSNDSDMSSGQSSPTSSDTDHPMKGVEAPRVPPRPQTQEILRRCTTYTRKAALATSARLAPEREVIANEGRA, encoded by the exons ATGAGTGACCCGCGCTTTCCTGTCGACATCCGAATCATCGGAGTAATGAAGAAAGACAAGGACAAA AAGTTCATGACTTCAGTGCTATGGTCAGATCAGACTGAGTTGATAGTGTACAGATCCTTTTGGGACTTCAAAACGCTCCAC AGGCAACTGAAAAAGAAGTTTCCTGTGGAGAACCACAACAAAGAAGATAGAGTGCTTCCCAGATTTGGAG CACAGTTCATGGTGACTTCATTTCAGCTGAAAGGTCGGCATAAGTCAGTGTCTCGTCTAAGGTATCTGGAGAAATACTGTTCCACCCTGTTGCAGTGTGACACAACTGTGTCACATTCCACAGAAGTTATTCAATTCTTCTTGCCAACTGAACAGGAGCTTCAGCCAGAATATACCCAGAACAG TGTGATGATTCTGCAATCAGACAACATCAATGCTGTCAGAGGAGGACCTGACTCGGCAAATAAACATCTGAGCAACGGCAACGTGACCCAGCCTTTTGTATCCAAGACATATCGATGTGTGGCTCCATACGAGACCAGAGATACAAAGAACAGGCCATTTAAAGTAGCTGTGGATGAAAGACTGGAAGTGCTGATCAGAGACAAAGCAG GTTGGTGGCTTGTTGAGAATGAGGATAAATATCTAGCTTGGTTTCCTGCTCCCTACTTGGAATTAtgtgatgaggaagaggaagagaaagaggaagagttTGAAACAGCAGCCTTTGAAA GCTCTCTGTACTGCGCTATAAGAAGTTACACCTCAAAAAAAAAGGATGAGCTCTCTCTCAGCATTGGCGCTGTTGTGGAGGTGTTACAGAGGACTGATAATGGCTGGTGGCTTGTTAG ATATAACAGAAAGGCAGGCTATGTGCCCTCCATGTACCTTAAGCTCTACAGCAGCCCCAGCTTTGGCCTTCAGTCACTTCAGAGGAAACTTCACAGCTCCACTATCAACCTGTCCTCCAGCAACACTTTCAAACTGGAGCCTCAGGTCGACTCACGAAACAGAATGAATAATTTCCTTAAATCAAACTCTCTGGAAATGCTGTCAGAGCCGGTACATCATGAGGAAGCAGGCAGCTTTAGCGATGATGGAACTGACTTCAGCTTTAGTTCCTCAGACACAACCTCCATGAGCCCAAGCATGTCCAGCTCAGAGGGGGAAGAGGGCCTGAGACAGGagcatagagagagagacagcaatgACAGTGATATGTCCAGCGGTCAGTCCAGCCCCACCAGCTCAGACACTGATCACCCAATGAAAGGAGTCGAAGCTCCCAGGGTTCCACCCAGACCACAAACTCAGGAGATCCTACGTCGCTGCACGACTTACACCCGAAAAGCTGCTCTGGCGACTTCTGCACGCCTGGCACCTGAAAGAGAAGTCATTGCAAATGAAGGGAGAGCATGA